Proteins encoded within one genomic window of Panicum virgatum strain AP13 chromosome 1N, P.virgatum_v5, whole genome shotgun sequence:
- the LOC120653271 gene encoding zinc finger BED domain-containing protein RICESLEEPER 2-like, with translation MWTSNQTLGYLCVTAHYIDDEWELYKRIIKFTLVESPHDGRTMFNALLRTLQDWNIESNVFAITLDNAFVNDNFSKTLQENLVDKGQLPHKGKLFHCRCATHVLNLIVQEGFKSISSATKNIRDSVKYVKSSQARKQRFEEIVEQVGISPGKRPPLDVVTQWNSTFLMLETALKYRKVYEALKQGDPQYLHEPSTKDWKVAKKLCNMLQPFYEATKIVSGSKYPTSSRYFHMLWEVKRELDKQSSIVILDPRFKMRFLEFRLNQWFEEEAFRYSSKVEKTFRKLFAEYSIEISDPFLEKAHMIDEKVDENNPWADWGQHQSAQQMSKTNELDKYLEEETMSVGVELDILQYWKMHSGTYPTLARMARDILAMPASTVASKSAFSSAERTVDVSGLPDPTITSQKGFLLWNCLLQCHSSDKIDGSIELPALF, from the exons ATGTGGACCTCAAACCAGACTCTAGGCTACTTGTGTGTGACTGCTCACTATATTGATGATGAGTGGGAACTTTATAAACGGATCATAAAGTTCACTCTTGTTGAGTCACCCCATGATGGTAGAACTATGTTCAATGCTTTGTTGAGAACACTTCAGGATTGGAACATTGAAAGCAATGTATTTGCAATTACATTGGACAATGCATTTGTAAATGAtaacttttcaaaaactttgcaagagaacctTGTTGATAAGGGTCAATTACCTCACAAAGGAAAATTGTTTCATTGTCGTTGTGCTACACATGTCTTAAATCTGATTGTTCAAGAGGGTTTCAAGTCAATCAGTAGTGCTACCAAGAACATTAGAGACAGTGTAAAGTATGTTAAGAGCTCACAAGCTCGGAAGCAAAGGTTTGAAGAAATCGTAGAGCAAGTTGGTATTTCTCCTGGGAAACGACCTCCTCTTGATGTTGTAACTCAATGGAATTCAACATTCCTAATGCTCGAGACAGCTCTGAAGTACAGGAAGGTATATGAAGCTTTAAAGCAGGGGGACCCACAATACTTACATGAGCCTTCAACCAAGGACTGGAAGGTGGCAAAGAAGCTGTGTAACATGTTACAACCTTTCTATGAAGCAACCAAGATAGTCTCGGGATCAAAATATCCTACTTCAAGTCGTTACTTTCATATGTTGTGGGAAGTGAAGAGAGAGCTGGACAAACAGTCTTCAATTG TTATTCTCGATCCTCGATTTAAGATGCGCTTTCTTGAGTTCCGCTTGAACCAATGGTTTGAGGAAGAAGCATTTAGATATAGTTCTAAAGTGGAGAAGACATTTCGAAAGCTATTTGCTGAATATTCCATAGAAATCAGTGACCCATTTCTTGAGAAGGCCCATATGATTGATGAGAAAGTTGATGAGAACAATCCATGGGCAGATTGGGGGCAGCATCAAAGTGCACAGCAAATGAGTAAAACAAATGAGTTAGACAAGTACTTAGAAGAAGAAACAATGTCAGTAGGAGTTGAGCTTGATATCTTGCAGTATTGGAAGATGCACTCAGGCACTTATCCAACACTTGCACGAATGGCACGCGATATTCTAGCAATGCCTGCATCAACAGTGGCCTCAAAATCTGCATTTTCTTCTGCAGAAAGAACT GTAGATGTTTCTGGGTTGCCTGATCCCACTATTACATCACAGAAAGGCTTTTTGCTGTGGAATTGCCTGCTCCAATGCCATTCTAGTGACAAGATTGATGGTAGCATTGAATTGCCTGCTCTGTTTTAA